Proteins encoded within one genomic window of Lactococcus garvieae:
- a CDS encoding cupin domain-containing protein produces MSENKPLFGMGELNTAYAQYFIGKSYLNPLVPPEEEIPYMTANVTFEPGTRNNWHIHRSGYQILLITDGEGWYQEEGKKAQSLKAGDVIVTRDGIKHWHGAKKDSWMSHIAITAGEAEWLEAVDDKAYKDL; encoded by the coding sequence ATGAGCGAAAATAAACCCTTATTTGGCATGGGTGAACTTAACACAGCATATGCACAGTATTTCATAGGAAAGAGCTACTTGAATCCTCTTGTACCCCCTGAAGAAGAAATTCCTTATATGACAGCCAATGTGACCTTTGAACCAGGCACCCGAAACAACTGGCACATTCATCGTTCAGGTTATCAGATTTTACTAATTACTGATGGGGAAGGCTGGTATCAAGAAGAGGGGAAGAAAGCCCAGTCTCTTAAAGCAGGAGATGTCATTGTAACAAGAGATGGCATCAAGCATTGGCATGGAGCCAAAAAAGACTCATGGATGAGTCACATTGCTATAACTGCTGGTGAAGCCGAGTGGCTCGAAGCGGTTGATGATAAGGCTTATAAAGATTTATAA